One Salvia splendens isolate huo1 chromosome 22, SspV2, whole genome shotgun sequence DNA segment encodes these proteins:
- the LOC121785755 gene encoding oxysterol-binding protein-related protein 4B-like isoform X3, whose protein sequence is MVKGESLERKDGVVLAAPLSLDGNDSDSDYKTPNIIRRILSLLGAVRPGSDLTRLQLPPQFNIPKSQLQLYGESVYCVRSDMLSRCAEEVTPLGRLVAVAAWNISTLRPLPFGVAPYNPLLGETHHVSVGSLNVLVEQVSHHPPVSALHATDAKHNIEIVWCQSPIPKFCGSHIETEVVGKRQIKLVDKNETYVANSPKLIIRFLPFSSVEWIGNVIIRCQETDLEAQLSYRGNSFWPRPSVHRSIKGKIVRSSTSETIYDIDGHWDRSVMVKDVRNGKQTTIYNAKETISGLKTPTLKDPKAVSTSESSLVWGEVSRAILEKRWDKARECKNEIEERQREIARERKLKEEKWIPKHFTVFHSKESGWDCVPNNNVVAPAPIVVID, encoded by the exons ATG GTAAAAGGGGAGAGTTTGGAAAGAAAGGATGGAGTAGTTCTAGCAGCGCCGTTATCTCTCGACGGCAACGACTCCGATTCCGACTACAAAACGCCTAACATCATCCGACGGATCCTCAGCCTTCTAGGCGCCGTTAGGCCCGGATCCGACCTCACGCGCCTCCAG CTGCCGCCGCAGTTCAACATTCCAAAGTCGCAGCTGCAGTTGTACGGGGAGTCGGTGTACTGCGTGAGATCCGACATGTTGAGCAGGTGTGCCGAGGAGGTGACGCCCCTCGGCAGACTTGTGGCAGTCGCGGCGTGGAACATCTCCACGCTGCGGCCGTTGCCCTTTGGCGTCGCGCCTTACAACCCGCTTCTCGGAGAGACACACCACGTGTCCGTAGGATCGCTCAACGTGCTCGTAGAGCAG GTGTCACATCATCCACCGGTATCTGCGCTCCACGCTACGGATGCGAAGCACAATATAGAAATCGTATGGTGTCAATCCCCTATACCGAAATTTTGTG GTAGTCACATTGAGACAGAAGTGGTCGGGAAACGGCAGATAAAGCTGGTCGACAAAAACGAAACATACGTGGCCAACTCTCCAAAACTCATCATAAGATTCTTGCCCTTTTCGAGCGTAGAATGGATAGGAAATGTGATAATCCGATGCCAAGAAACTGACCTTGAAGCGCAACTTAGTTACAGAGGCAACTCATTTTGGCCACGACCCTCGGTGCATAGGTCGATTAAGGGGAAGATCGTTAGATCATCGACCTCAGAGACCATTTACGACATCGATGGTCATTGGGATAg AAGCGTAATGGTGAAAGATGTTAGAAATGGGAAGCAAACAACTATCTACAATGCCAAAGAAACAATTTCAGGATTAAAAACTCCAACTCTCAAGGATCCAAAG GCGGTTTCGACTAGTGAGTCGAGCTTAGTATGGGGTGAAGTGAGCCGAGCCATACTCGAGAAGAGATGGGACAAAGCAAGGGAATGCAAGAACGAGATTGAGGAGAGACAAAGAGAGATTGCAAGGGAGAGAAAGTTGAAAGAAGAAAAATGGATTCCAAAGCATTTTACAGTGTTCCATAGCAAGGAAAGTGGATGGGATTGTGTACCAAACAACAATGTTGTTGCCCCTGCTCCAATTGTTGTTATTGACTAA
- the LOC121785755 gene encoding oxysterol-binding protein-related protein 4B-like isoform X2, giving the protein MQVKGESLERKDGVVLAAPLSLDGNDSDSDYKTPNIIRRILSLLGAVRPGSDLTRLQLPPQFNIPKSQLQLYGESVYCVRSDMLSRCAEEVTPLGRLVAVAAWNISTLRPLPFGVAPYNPLLGETHHVSVGSLNVLVEQVSHHPPVSALHATDAKHNIEIVWCQSPIPKFCGSHIETEVVGKRQIKLVDKNETYVANSPKLIIRFLPFSSVEWIGNVIIRCQETDLEAQLSYRGNSFWPRPSVHRSIKGKIVRSSTSETIYDIDGHWDRSVMVKDVRNGKQTTIYNAKETISGLKTPTLKDPKAVSTSESSLVWGEVSRAILEKRWDKARECKNEIEERQREIARERKLKEEKWIPKHFTVFHSKESGWDCVPNNNVVAPAPIVVID; this is encoded by the exons ATG CAGGTAAAAGGGGAGAGTTTGGAAAGAAAGGATGGAGTAGTTCTAGCAGCGCCGTTATCTCTCGACGGCAACGACTCCGATTCCGACTACAAAACGCCTAACATCATCCGACGGATCCTCAGCCTTCTAGGCGCCGTTAGGCCCGGATCCGACCTCACGCGCCTCCAG CTGCCGCCGCAGTTCAACATTCCAAAGTCGCAGCTGCAGTTGTACGGGGAGTCGGTGTACTGCGTGAGATCCGACATGTTGAGCAGGTGTGCCGAGGAGGTGACGCCCCTCGGCAGACTTGTGGCAGTCGCGGCGTGGAACATCTCCACGCTGCGGCCGTTGCCCTTTGGCGTCGCGCCTTACAACCCGCTTCTCGGAGAGACACACCACGTGTCCGTAGGATCGCTCAACGTGCTCGTAGAGCAG GTGTCACATCATCCACCGGTATCTGCGCTCCACGCTACGGATGCGAAGCACAATATAGAAATCGTATGGTGTCAATCCCCTATACCGAAATTTTGTG GTAGTCACATTGAGACAGAAGTGGTCGGGAAACGGCAGATAAAGCTGGTCGACAAAAACGAAACATACGTGGCCAACTCTCCAAAACTCATCATAAGATTCTTGCCCTTTTCGAGCGTAGAATGGATAGGAAATGTGATAATCCGATGCCAAGAAACTGACCTTGAAGCGCAACTTAGTTACAGAGGCAACTCATTTTGGCCACGACCCTCGGTGCATAGGTCGATTAAGGGGAAGATCGTTAGATCATCGACCTCAGAGACCATTTACGACATCGATGGTCATTGGGATAg AAGCGTAATGGTGAAAGATGTTAGAAATGGGAAGCAAACAACTATCTACAATGCCAAAGAAACAATTTCAGGATTAAAAACTCCAACTCTCAAGGATCCAAAG GCGGTTTCGACTAGTGAGTCGAGCTTAGTATGGGGTGAAGTGAGCCGAGCCATACTCGAGAAGAGATGGGACAAAGCAAGGGAATGCAAGAACGAGATTGAGGAGAGACAAAGAGAGATTGCAAGGGAGAGAAAGTTGAAAGAAGAAAAATGGATTCCAAAGCATTTTACAGTGTTCCATAGCAAGGAAAGTGGATGGGATTGTGTACCAAACAACAATGTTGTTGCCCCTGCTCCAATTGTTGTTATTGACTAA
- the LOC121785755 gene encoding oxysterol-binding protein-related protein 4B-like isoform X1, with protein sequence MKQVKGESLERKDGVVLAAPLSLDGNDSDSDYKTPNIIRRILSLLGAVRPGSDLTRLQLPPQFNIPKSQLQLYGESVYCVRSDMLSRCAEEVTPLGRLVAVAAWNISTLRPLPFGVAPYNPLLGETHHVSVGSLNVLVEQVSHHPPVSALHATDAKHNIEIVWCQSPIPKFCGSHIETEVVGKRQIKLVDKNETYVANSPKLIIRFLPFSSVEWIGNVIIRCQETDLEAQLSYRGNSFWPRPSVHRSIKGKIVRSSTSETIYDIDGHWDRSVMVKDVRNGKQTTIYNAKETISGLKTPTLKDPKAVSTSESSLVWGEVSRAILEKRWDKARECKNEIEERQREIARERKLKEEKWIPKHFTVFHSKESGWDCVPNNNVVAPAPIVVID encoded by the exons ATGAAGCAGGTAAAAGGGGAGAGTTTGGAAAGAAAGGATGGAGTAGTTCTAGCAGCGCCGTTATCTCTCGACGGCAACGACTCCGATTCCGACTACAAAACGCCTAACATCATCCGACGGATCCTCAGCCTTCTAGGCGCCGTTAGGCCCGGATCCGACCTCACGCGCCTCCAG CTGCCGCCGCAGTTCAACATTCCAAAGTCGCAGCTGCAGTTGTACGGGGAGTCGGTGTACTGCGTGAGATCCGACATGTTGAGCAGGTGTGCCGAGGAGGTGACGCCCCTCGGCAGACTTGTGGCAGTCGCGGCGTGGAACATCTCCACGCTGCGGCCGTTGCCCTTTGGCGTCGCGCCTTACAACCCGCTTCTCGGAGAGACACACCACGTGTCCGTAGGATCGCTCAACGTGCTCGTAGAGCAG GTGTCACATCATCCACCGGTATCTGCGCTCCACGCTACGGATGCGAAGCACAATATAGAAATCGTATGGTGTCAATCCCCTATACCGAAATTTTGTG GTAGTCACATTGAGACAGAAGTGGTCGGGAAACGGCAGATAAAGCTGGTCGACAAAAACGAAACATACGTGGCCAACTCTCCAAAACTCATCATAAGATTCTTGCCCTTTTCGAGCGTAGAATGGATAGGAAATGTGATAATCCGATGCCAAGAAACTGACCTTGAAGCGCAACTTAGTTACAGAGGCAACTCATTTTGGCCACGACCCTCGGTGCATAGGTCGATTAAGGGGAAGATCGTTAGATCATCGACCTCAGAGACCATTTACGACATCGATGGTCATTGGGATAg AAGCGTAATGGTGAAAGATGTTAGAAATGGGAAGCAAACAACTATCTACAATGCCAAAGAAACAATTTCAGGATTAAAAACTCCAACTCTCAAGGATCCAAAG GCGGTTTCGACTAGTGAGTCGAGCTTAGTATGGGGTGAAGTGAGCCGAGCCATACTCGAGAAGAGATGGGACAAAGCAAGGGAATGCAAGAACGAGATTGAGGAGAGACAAAGAGAGATTGCAAGGGAGAGAAAGTTGAAAGAAGAAAAATGGATTCCAAAGCATTTTACAGTGTTCCATAGCAAGGAAAGTGGATGGGATTGTGTACCAAACAACAATGTTGTTGCCCCTGCTCCAATTGTTGTTATTGACTAA
- the LOC121788108 gene encoding glycosyltransferase BC10-like, with the protein MKSSPAWRIGIKDTQIMPGSRQRGPLRKPTWIIVLVSLVSLFLVFAYVYPPQNSAACYVFSSRGCKGMPSWLPPSPVRELTDEEIAARVVIRDILDMPPAIQTTPKIAFLFLTPGALPFEKLWDKFFQGHEGRFSVYVHASKDKPLHFSRYFINREIRSSSVVWGKISMVDAERRLLGHALKDPGNQHFVLLSDSCIPLRDFDFVYNYLMYTNVSFVDCFEDPGPHGSGRYSENMLPEVEKQDFRKGAQWFTMKRQHAVIVMADNLYYSKFRDYCRPGMEKGRNCYSDEHYLPTFFYMLDPVGIANWSVTHVDWSEGKWHPKSYRALDVTYDLMRNITSISDSVHVTSEEKKQVQITPCLWNGNPRPCYLFARKFLPETLDNLIQLFPNYTSI; encoded by the exons ATGAAGTCGTCTCCGGCATGGCGGATAGGCATTAAAGACACGCAAATAATGCCAGGGTCTCGCCAGCGTGGTCCATTGAGAAAGCCGACATGGATTATTGTATTGGTGTCATTAGTTAGTTTGTTCCTGGTTTTTGCCTATGTTTATCCACCTCAAAATTCAGCAGCGTGCTATGTTTTCTCATCTCGTGGTTGTAAGGGAATGCCTAGTTGGCTTCCACCTTCGCCTGTTAGAGAACTTACCGATGAGGAAATAGCTGCCCGTGTCGTAATTAGAGATATTTTGGACATGCCTCCTGCTATACAAACAACTCCAAAAATTGCTTTCCTATTTCTCACACCAGGTGCGTTGCCATTTGAGAAGCTGTGGGATAAATTCTTCCag GGTCATGAAGGTAGATTCTCTGTCTATGTACATGCATCCAAGGATAAACCTCTACATTTTAGCCGTTACTTTATCAACCGGGAAATTCGTAGCAGCTCG GTAGTATGGGGGAAAATATCAATGGTTGATGCAGAAAGGAGGCTTTTAGGACATGCGCTGAAAGATCCTGGGAACCAACATTTTGTACTGCTTTCTGACAG CTGCATACCACTCCgtgattttgattttgtgtaCAACTATCTCATGTACACAAATGTGAGCTTTGTAGATTG CTTCGAGGATCCTGGTCCACATGGAAGCGGTAGATACAGTGAAAATATGCTACCTGAAGTTGAGAAGCAAGACTTCCGTAAGGGTGCTCAG TGGTTCACAATGAAGCGGCAACATGCTGTTATAGTTATGGCTGATAATCTATACTATTCCAAGTTCAGGGACTATTGCCGG CCAGGCATGGAAAAGGGACGCAACTGCTACTCTGATGAGCACTATTTGCCCACTTTTTTCTAT ATGCTTGATCCTGTCGGAATAGCCAACTGGTCAGTAACACATGTTGACTGGTCTGAAGGAAAGTGGCATCCGAAGTCGTACAGGGCACTGGATGTGACATATGACCTGATGAGAAATATCACA TCCATTTCAGACAGCGTGCACGTTACAAGTGAAGAAAAG AAGCAAGTCCAGATCACACCATGCCTGTGGAACGGGAATCCGCGTCCATGCTATTTGTTTGCAAGGAAATTTTTGCCCGAAACCCTTGACAACTTGATCCAACTCTTCCCCAATTATACGTCTATATGA
- the LOC121787993 gene encoding surfeit locus protein 6 homolog, whose translation MKKKKQIPAGGLDSDLSSTIHSQSEFFDHLIELIPSRFYISADDDSKPWYQGLSKAAKASLRLKTKENLKLARRNRFDPDAEPSSVAKLVQQREDGESPSKEIDLGDSEKKSVTYEELREKLRRKIEALKGNRGENRFDEKKMRNEWNKRSRDGEGEGSAREKRENVGEDNDDDGEEIIEYGKVKLGDEGEGRNSNKKRKMSKAQELEKAKKKKEVMKENPSVAEKETWKAAVSRAMGVKVHDDAKLIKGSMKREKKRKEKNAEKWKERVGTVEKMKEERQKKRRDNIVGRINDKKARKIAKREKKLMRPGFEGRKEGFITKE comes from the coding sequence atgaagaagaagaagcaaatTCCCGCCGGCGGGCTCGACAGCGACCTATCCTCGACGATTCATTCTCAGAGTGAGTTCTTCGATCATTTGATCGAGCTTATTCCGTCCAGATTCTACATTTCCGCTGACGACGATTCGAAGCCATGGTACCAGGGACTatccaaggcggcgaaggcctCGCTGAGGCTGAAGACGAAGGAGAATCTCAAGCTCGCACGGCGCAACCGCTTTGACCCCGACGCGGAGCCCTCCTCAGTCGCCAAACTCGTCCAGCAGCGGGAGGACGGCGAGTCTCCGTCTAAGGAGATCGATTTGGGAGATAGCGAGAAGAAATCGGTTACTTATGAAGAGCTGAGAGAAAAGCTGCGGCGGAAGATCGAAGCGCTGAAGGGGAACCGCGGAGAGAATAGATTTGATGAGAAGAAGATGAGGAACGAGTGGAATAAGAGGAGCAGGGACGGGGAGGGTGAGGGCAGtgcgagagagaagagagagaatgtTGGTGaggataatgatgatgatggagAGGAGATTATTGAGTATGGGAAGGTGAAATTAGGGGACGAAGGCGAGGGAAGGAATTCCaacaagaagaggaagatgtCGAAGGCGCAGGAGCTGGAGAaggcgaagaagaagaaggaggtgATGAAGGAGAATCCGAGCGTTGCGGAGAAGGAGACGTGGAAGGCTGCGGTGAGCAGGGCAATGGGGGTGAAGGTGCATGATGACGCCAAGTTAATCAAGGGGAGCATgaagagggagaagaagaggaaggagaAGAATGCGGAGAAGTGGAAGGAGAGGGTGGGGACTGTGGAGAAGATGAAGGAGGAGAGGCAGAAGAAGAGGAGAGACAATATTGTGGGGAGGATCAATGATAAGAAGGCGAGGAAGATCGCCAAGAGGGAGAAGAAGCTGATGAGACCCGGCTTCGAGGGCAGGAAGGAGGGATTCATTACTAAGGAGTGA
- the LOC121787159 gene encoding uncharacterized protein LOC121787159: MKPRLSDQRKLIHTNSRSTMVGTTRGMHAVEVPVIYRDFKASNILQDELKGLKNEAHVPAQAPAHSDWSKHTTDVEYPQTTLPLQKQACNPQTGVGIINSILLSIL, translated from the exons ATGAAGCCGCGCTTATCTGACCAGAGGAAACTGATCCATACAAACAGCAGGTCCACGATGGTCGGAACAACTCGTGGCATGCATGCAGTTGAAGTACCAGTTATCTACAGAGATTTCAAAGCTTCCAACATTCTTCAAGATGAA TTGAAAGGTCTTAAAAATGAGGCCCACGTTCCAGCCCAAGCTCCGGCTCACAGTGATTGGTCGAAGCACACGACGGATGTTGAATATCCTCAGACTACACTGCCTCTCCAAAAACAGGCTTGCAACCCACAGACTGGAGTGGGGATCATCAACAGTATACTCTTATCTATCCTGTGA
- the LOC121787408 gene encoding putative inactive cadmium/zinc-transporting ATPase HMA3: MEGNDKNGEGKRKFQKSYFDVLGLCCSSEVPLIEKIMNSLDGIQGFSVVVPTKTLIVVHDSLLISQIEIVKALNDSGMEAGVRVYGHGSYKNKWPSPYAVACGALLALSFLKYVYSPLRWLAVVAIVVGIPPVVLKAFTAVRNCRLDINILVLITVAGSVALCDYWEAATIVFLFTISEWLESRASHKATAVMSSLVSVVPQKAVIAETGEEINADEVKMGTVLAVKAGQVIPIDGVVVEGSCEVDEKIMTGESIPVTKQKDSTVWASTINLNGYISIKTTAVAEDCVVARMAKIVEEAQNKKSGTQRFLDKCAKYYTPAIVVVSSSLAIVPLAFHFHNRREWFHLALVVLVSGCPCALLLSTPVAMFCALSKAATLGVLFKGAQHLETLARIKVMAFDKTGTITRGEFQVVDFKSLRPDVSLDALLYWISSIESKSSHPMAAALVAFARTRSVEPRQDRVEHFQNFPGEGISGKIEDNELYVGNKKIGSRAGCSEVPKLEGYDTQGKSVGYVFMESSPIAVFFLSDVCRTGAKEAIEELKLLGIKTVMLTGDCQGAAQLAQEQLGGGLDVITAELLPEDKASIVKELQKEGPTAMIGDGLNDAPALATADVGISMGISGSALATESGDVVLMTNDIQRVPKALRIARRVRRKIIENVILSISTKAAIIGLAVAGHPLVWAAVLSDVGTCLLVIFNSMLLLRGTPVDKSRAHVHTKQATSSCCDENSSKEHDHSKHDLESHHQHKHGDSCGTKKCSGSTKGHEHSAHSGHSCNGDRDKDDKCCGKVDPHDLERGTKKCSGSTKEHDHSARTHSCNEHRDVTDHHDSESQIQHKHEDSCGTKKCSNSTKEHHHNAHNHPHHDHDPKPHSHGSSCGTKKCSGSVKEHAHNTRCGKDIKHDHEHKHCHGDEGEDQGRGGHCKGGGYGVGAGGCEGSDTGCNGGSKKVHRGCCESFRRECCIRRSGHFEGNLRRGLSEIVIE; this comes from the exons TCTCCTCATTTCCCAGATTGAAATAG TTAAGGCGCTGAACGACTCGGGGATGGAAGCCGGGGTTAGAGTGTACGGCCATGGAAGCTACAAGAACAAATGGCCGAGCCCCTACGCTGTTGCTTGCGGGGCATTGCTTGCTCTTTCGTTCTTGAAGTACGTGTACAGCCCGTTGAGATGGCTGGCCGTTGTGGCCATTGTCGTTGGCATCCCACCGGTCGTACTCAAGGCCTTTACAGCAGTAAGAAACTGCAGGCTTGACATCAACATCCTTGTGTTGATCACAG TTGCTGGATCAGTTGCTCTATGCGATTATTGGGAGGCTGCAACGATCGTGTTTCTGTTTACAATATCCGAATGGCTCGAATCTAGGGCTAGCCATAAG GCGACTGCTGTTATGTCGTCTTTGGTCAGCGTAGTGCCTCAGAAGGCGGTCATAGCTGAGACCGGTGAAGAGATCAATGCGGATGAAGTGAAGATGGGAACCGTTCTAGCAGTGAAAGCCGGCCAAGTCATACCTATCGATGGGGTTGTAGTAGAAGGCAGTTGTGAAGTGGATGAGAAGATCATGACCGGAGAATCCATCCCTGTCACGAAGCAGAAGGACTCCACCGTCTGGGCCAGCACGATCAACCTAAACG GCTATATAAGCATCAAAACGACAGCCGTGGCAGAGGACTGTGTCGTTGCTAGAATGGCGAAGATCGTGGAAGAGGCGCAGAACAAGAAATCGGGCACACAAAGGTTCTTAGACAAGTGTGCTAAGTACTACACTCCAG CCATAGTTGTGGTATCTTCTTCATTAGCCATAGTGCCTCTTGCATTCCATTTTCACAATAGGAGAGAATGGTTCCACTTGGCTCTCGTTGTTTTAGTGAGCGGTTGTCCATGCGCGCTTCTCCTCTCCACGCCCGTTGCCATGTTCTGCGCGCTGTCAAAGGCAGCAACGCTAGGCGTTCTGTTCAAAGGGGCACAGCATTTGGAGACGCTTGCTCGGATAAAAGTCATGGCCTTCGACAAGACTGGGACGATCACTCGGGGAGAGTTTCAGGTGGTGGATTTCAAGTCCCTACGCCCCGATGTCAGCTTGGACGCGCTGCTATACTG GATATCAAGCATTGAGAGCAAATCAAGCCATCCAATGGCTGCTGCTCTGGTTGCGTTTGCTAGAACACGCTCGGTTGAGCCAAGGCAGGATAGAGTCGAGCATTTCCAGAACTTCCCCGGTGAAGGGATCTCTGGGAAAATCGAAGACAACGAGCTATATGTTGGGAACAAAAAAATTGGTTCAAGAGCAGGATGTAGTGAAG TTCCCAAATTAGAAGGCTATGATACTCAAGGAAAGTCTGTTGGCTATGTCTTCATGGAATCATCTCCTATTGCTGTCTTCTTCCTGTCCGATGTTTGTCGAACCGGGGCCAAGGAAGCAATCGAGGAGCTCAAGTTGCTAGGCATCAAAACCGTCATGCTAACCGGGGATTGCCAAGGCGCCGCGCAGCTTGCACAAGAGCAGTTAGGGGGAGGTCTAGATGTTATAACGGCCGAGCTTCTACCGGAAGACAAGGCTAGCATAGTCAAGGAGCTCCAGAAGGAGGGGCCCACGGCCATGATTGGCGACGGCCTCAACGACGCCCCTGCATTAGCCACGGCGGATGTAGGGATATCCATGGGGATATCAGGCTCTGCTCTTGCAACAGAGTCCGGGGACGTTGTGTTGATGACGAACGACATCCAGCGCGTGCCTAAGGCCTTGCGTATCGCGAGGAGGGTGAGGCGTAAGATAATTGAAAATGTGATACTTTCCATTTCTACAAAAGCTGCTATAATAGGGCTGGCTGTTGCTGGCCATCCCCTCGTCTGGGCGGCCGTGCTCTCGGATGTTGGGACGTGTTTGTTGGTTATTTTTAACAGCATGTTGTTGCTTAGAGGGACGCCCGTTGATAAGTCTCGCGCCCATGTTCATACGAAACAGGCGACGTCTTCTTGCTGCGACGAGAACTCTTCTAAAGAGCATGATCACAGCAAACATGATTTGGAATCACACCATCAGCACAAGCATGGCGATTCGTGTGGAACGAAGAAATGCTCGGGCTCCACCAAAGGGCACGAGCACAGTGCGCATAGTGGCCATTCTTGCAACGGAGACAGAGACAAGGATGACAAGTGTTGTGGAAAAGTCGATCCACATGATTTGGAACGTGGAACGAAGAAGTGCTCGGGCTCAACCAAAGAGCACGACCACAGTGCACGAACTCATTCATGCAACGAACACAGAGACGTAACGGATCATCATGATTCGGAATCACAAATTCAGCACAAGCACGAAGATTCTTGTGGAACGAAGAAATGCTCGAATTCCACCAAAGAGCACCACCACAATGCTCATAATCATCCCCATCATGATCATGATCCGAAGCCACATAGCCATGGAAGCTCTTGTGGGACCAAGAAATGCTCTGGCTCGGTCAAAGAGCACGCCCACAATACGCGTTGTGGTAAAGACATCAAACATGATCATGAACACAAGCACTGCCACGGAGATGAGGGCGAAGATCAAGGCAGGGGAGGGCATTGCAAGGGGGGAGGCTATGGCGTTGGGGCCGGGGGGTGTGAGGGCAGTGACACGGGATGCAACGGGGGCTCGAAGAAGGTGCACCGGGGATGCTGCGAAAGCTTCAGGAGAGAATGTTGCATAAGAAGGAGTGGCCATTTTGAGGGCAACTTGAGAAGGGGGTTATCAGAAATAGTGATTGAATAG